One stretch of Pradoshia sp. D12 DNA includes these proteins:
- a CDS encoding HesB/IscA family protein: protein MNNDVIIVTEAAAFQINTMIKESGEDQPYLRVSVHGGGCSGLSYGMNFEQKKQDSDIETIQHEIHFLVNKEDAPILTGTRIDYKQSMLGGGFTIDNPNAIATCGCGSSFRTAKVTGNPEQC, encoded by the coding sequence ATGAATAATGATGTCATTATTGTAACAGAAGCAGCAGCTTTTCAAATAAATACGATGATAAAAGAAAGCGGGGAAGATCAGCCATATTTGCGTGTTTCCGTCCATGGTGGAGGGTGCAGCGGTTTATCGTATGGCATGAACTTTGAGCAAAAAAAACAAGATAGTGATATTGAAACCATACAGCATGAAATTCATTTTCTTGTGAATAAAGAGGACGCGCCTATCCTGACTGGAACGCGTATAGACTATAAACAATCGATGCTCGGCGGAGGTTTTACGATTGATAATCCGAATGCCATTGCCACATGTGGTTGTGGGTCTTCATTT